The Aptenodytes patagonicus chromosome 12, bAptPat1.pri.cur, whole genome shotgun sequence nucleotide sequence AGCAGCTGGCATGGAGGCTGCTTCTCAAAGGATGGCTTTGCTTGTGGCACAGAGTGCTGTGTGGGGGCCTGTCCCTGGCACGTGCACCTGTCCTGGAGTGTGCGGGCCTCCCCAGCATGGAGCGCAGACCCCGGGGACACTATACAAGGCTGGAGTCACCGGTGCTACTGCCCCAGGGCCTGCCAATCTCTGCCGAGCACGCAGAGATGGCTTCAGCAAGTTTATTCtctaaaaaatgtttctcttggcTGCAAGCCAGCGCTTAACAAAGGGTCTGGTCGGATGGAGGAACTTCCAAGGGCCTGGGGCCGGGGCCTCGTGAAGAAACAGCCCCGCTGTGCGTGCAGACCAGTGCTGCCCTCAGGGCTTGGGCAACGCTGCCATCCTGGGCAGGTCAGGCAGGAGCAGTGAGGACATTCCCAGGGGATGCAGCCAGCTTTGGGGGGCTCTCTGGTGAGGCTGGGCTGTGTGGCGGGGTGGTGGGCCCTgtctgatgggaaggagtgaccCTGCGCTGCTCTGCACCCCGGAGGCATCCCTAGCCCTAAATCTCCTGCCTGGAGCACGCTGCTGTCCTTGGCCCCTGCTTGCCTTGAGCAAGGGcactgccagcagggcaggctgtcctgccaggcctggggctgccAGAGCGGGCTGGAAGGAGGTGTCCTGCCCCGGCTTTGAGGGCTGCAGTGGGGTCCTGCTCTGTGGAGCCGGGGAGCACAGGGGGAAAGTAGCACTGGTGCGTGCTTTGGCTCTCAGCTGCGTCCATTGCTATAACACTACTGGGTGAGCTGCGAGGCTGCTTCAGCTCGGTGGTCACACAAAAGAGGTGCCACCCTGGTCCTCTGCTCTCATAGCAAGGGGCTCTACTGGGGTCCTGACACCTGGGCTAGGCAGGCTGTGAGACCATGGTCCTGAGCTGCTTGCGGTGGAGCCAGGGTAAGGGCTGGCATCTGGAGAGCTGGATGCTGTGTGGCACGTCCCAGCATCTgccagctggggaagaggagagaccCTTGGTGCTGCAGGTGGGAAGGCACTGGGGGATGCTGCCTGGGCCCTTGTGCAGGCACCCCATTCCCCTCCATGGTGGGTGAGACTCTGTCCAGGGTGCCCGAGCCCTGGACAGGGCCGACTGGTGGGCATCTCGCTGGGTGTGGTGATGGAGGCACGGGAAACAAAGGACTGGCTGGgcggagaggggaggaaggaagccCTGGTTAGTGGGGCCGGGCGGGAAGCAGGAGGGCTGGCACTGCCACAGCTCCCGGCTGAGCTGGCACCTGCCGAAGGGGTTTCCTGGCGTGCCGGcacagagagggaaggggagtgcagtggtgctggctgggctgggtgcGGCTGCGTGACGCAGCCTGCCGCGCTATCCCCTTCCTGGGCAGCCCTCCTCCCGCTCCTGCCTCCAAACCCACGCAGCCACCCCgtgccttccccagccctccaggGCAGCAAGCCGGGGCTTGCAGCATTGTGGCCAGGAGCCGGCCGGTGCCACTTGCCACCCAGGGCACCCTCCCGtgccaggcaggaggagcgggcgCTGGGCGGCACAGGGGCACCGGAGAGGGTACCCATGTCCCACCGTGGACGGCAGTGGGATGCAGGTGGAGCCAGGCCACATCCAGCCTGGGTGTGGGGTTTGGCCTCACGTGGAGGGCCAGTGCTGGCGTGGGGAAGGGGAGCGCGGCTCTGGGGCAAGCCAGGCCCTGTGCGCAGgcaaggaggggctggggctCGGCGGCAGGGATTTTTCAGCCCTCTGACGGCGCTGGGAATCTGGCTCGCTCCTTTTATGTTCATGTTGAACAGGACTTGAGGAAATACTTGGTCCGGGTCCAAGCGCCTCGAGTTCTTctgtgctggaggagcaggaatggctgcagcctgcccacgtctgtctgtctgtcagtgCCTGGGAGCTGTGTGTGGTGCTCGGGGCCCTGCTTGCCTTTGGCTGTGCATCTCcggtgggaggggagggcagccTCTGCTTCCTGGCACAGGGCTGATGTAAAGCCATGCCGTAGAGCCATGCTGGGGGCAAGGCACATCCCCGGCACTGTGACCGGGCAGGGGAATCCATGGTCGTGCTCCTGGctgccccggcggggcgagggctgggggagcagcatGGGTTGGGGTGGGTGTCTCCCTGCCCCGGGGTGAGTCCCGCTCCTCTGCGGGGATGAGGTAACGTCTGCGCCTGCCGGCACCAGGAGGGGAACGGGACGGGAGCGTGGGCAGCTGGGGGGAGTGCCCAGAGGGTGcctcccctgtccccctgctcATCCCCAGGCAAAGGGCTGGAAGTGCCTGTGGTTCACAGTGAGACGTGGGCTGCCCAACGGGCCCTGACTCACTGTGCTCGCTTCCCGCCCCGGGACTGCGGGGACAGCTCTGAGGGGCGGCTGGGCCTCCTGCCGAGGCTGAGCCAGCGCCGCCTCTGCCGTTTGGCGTCATGGGGACGGGACCCTGAGGTGCTGGCGTGGACCCCAGCTGTGCCAGAGGGCAGGGGCTGGGTAGTGCCCTGGGGTAGTGCTGAGCCCTCCACTGCTGCGGAGGGGAAGAGGCTGCTCTGGGCTAATATGCTGGGAAACAGGGGGTGATCTGGGGGTCCCTACCTCCCCCTGGGTCAGGTCTGTATGGTGTCCTGTGCCGGTCTGGGCCTTGCATGAGGGAGCCTGGGCCGCGGCAGACCCCTGCCCTTGTGGGGACAAGGGTATCCCTCTGCTCCTGTGTTGTTGCTCGTCCGGCCTGGCTCTCCCTGACTCCGTCTGTCCTGCAGCTGACGCCGGGCGGGAAGGCGGCCCAGGCTGGCGTAGGAGTGGGCGACTGGGTGCTGTACATCGACGGGGAGAGCACCAGCTCCATGACGCACATCGAGGCCCAGAACAGGATCCGTGCCTGCGGGGACAGGCTCTGCCTCACCCTGAGCAGGTAGGATTCGTGGGTCCTGCAAACCTGGGGTCCTGGTGTGGccagagcagagccagggccCTCTGCCCAGTGCCATCTCCTGGCATCACCATCTCCCGCATCACTGCTCCTTGCTCAGAGcctggcagcccctggctgggTCCAAGGGTTCTACTTGGCTGGATGAGGCTtagcctggctgctggccctcacctgcgaGCCACAGGGCAGTGCCAGCCAGCTGTGGCTCCCCTCGGGCGGGTGCTGCATCCCTGGCATACCAGCGTCCTGGCAGTGGCTGGGCCAGTTCTAGCACCTGCCTGGCTATCTCCTCTCTTTGCAGAGCCCAGAACCACCTGGGGAAGCCACAGAAGGTACGTGTTGCTCCTGGCACTGCGGTGGCAGCTCAGCCTCATCTCAGGGGAGGGGAATCTCTGCGCGTAGATGGACAAACGGACTTTGCTCCTGGGGCCCGCAGGCTTCTGGGGGACCAGGGTGTGTTTGGAGGGCTGGAAAACTCCTCACTGGAGGAGCAGCTCTGACCCCCGGCACCACAGGGGATcggagggagggagtgggatcTGCCCAGCGGGCACCTGGGCCCAGCTGCCGCCTGTCTGTGGCCCTGCCGGTGCCAGGTGTGGGCAGGGGTGCAGAGGGGCCGACGCAGGGGAGGAGGCCGGGCAACCACAGCACGGCCTCAGGGCCCCATGTTTGCTAGTGCTGGGGAGTGCCCTGGCatggggaggcagggctggggccggtGACCGGTGGCTCCTGGATGGAAGCTACCTGCATGCGTTCAGCTTCTTGCTGTGGGACGGTTGCGATTGGCGTGTGTGCATGCACCGCCCCGCTGCGGGCAGCAGCAAGCATCCAGGGCACTTACTAATCCTCCAGCGACCCTCAGGCTGGGCTTGTGACCTGCTGTTGCTGGGCCAGGTGCCCTGCGGAGAGAGGTGCCAGCCTGGCAGAGCCCAGTATCTGAGGTGCACGTGCTGTCCGGCTTTCCTACCTGGCTGCCTGCTGCGCTGCCTggcccagggctgctccttgcaTGTTGCTTGATGTGTGAGcctgtgtctgtgtgttttgTCTCGCTCAGGACTCACTCCCCTGCTCTGAACCCCTGAAATATAACTTCGCTCCCAGCACCGCCCTCAACAAAACAGCTCGGCCCTTCGGGGCTGGCTCGCCTCCGAACCCACGGCCCGGGCTGGTGACGAAACCTGTGACGTATGCGCCCCTGGCGCCCACCTGCACCCCCCAGCACAATGGGTATGTTGctgtctgtcctgctccctgaggATCGGGGGGAgcctgctgcccagccctgctgtgccTTGCATGccaggcacccatgggtgggagCGGGTGACAGTGCCCGTGCTGGGGTCCCCCGATGGCTGGTGCTGAGGTGGCACAACAGGACTGTCACACGTGGGGACACACAGCCATGCACATGTTGGTCCCTTGCTTGGGGACATGTCAGCCTGTGGGGAGTCCTGCAGGGCACAACACGGCGGTCGTAGCAAGACACTCACCGGCGTCTGCGGTGGCAGGGAAGCGGTGGCTGCGTTGTGGCCACCAGCCAGCGCCTGCCTGGGGATGTCCTGCCAGTCCCCCAGCTGCCGGGACGGGCTGGGCAAAGTGAAGCCCTCAAGCCCTGTGCAGCGCCGCGCCGTCCTCACCCTGCTCGCAGGGAAGAAGCTCCTGCCTCTGCAGGCTGCCCACCCGGCCGCTGCATGTCTGGCAGCTGCCAGTCCCTGCCCCccctgctgagagctgctgaaacTGGGCGATGAGAAGGGATGGAGCCCTAGCTGCCCTGGGCACCCAGGCCTGTTTTGGGTGGCTGAGGGAGGCATGGTCTGGTCCGCTGGCATCTGCCCCTGCATCCCAGtgtgctcccagccctgggcaAGCTGGGCATGAGTCTTGGGGGTAGGGGGACTGGTGCAGGCCATAGGTGAGCTCTGGAAACTTCTCAGGTGCTGCGGGTCTAATttcaccttcctttttctttctttttctcctccctttctctttccttctcccctacAGGTGCTGAGCCTTGACAAGTCAGTAAGCCTTTTGCCTGCTCTCTATCCTCCCCGCATGCCTCTTCCCTGCTAGTGCCCCGTTCTCCGGGGCAGGGCCAGCCTGGGacaggcagctgctctgcctATGTGGGTGGGTAACTCCTGGCAGCAAGCTGTCCCTAGCCTGAAGGGCGAGCGCTGCCTgtctgccggctgctggggccATGGAGTGTCCTCCTGCGtggtcccctccctcctccctgagACATGGCttggctgggcaggggctgctgggctgTGCCGGGCACCCTGCCCAGGGCCAGGCAGGCGGGCGGCACTGCCATGGGCACCGTAGGTGTTCACTGGGCTCTCGTGCAGCTCCCCTGCTGGTGATTTTTTGACCTTGGCTTATTCTTGCCCTGTCCTTTCCCCTCCTGGCCTTGGGGCCAGTCTCAGATTGCCAGGAATGGTGGTCAGTCCTGAGTCAGTCCTTAATGGGCCCTTCCTACGCGGAGGAGGAGTAGGGGGTGTGGGGAGTAAGGCAATGTGCGGCGTCTCAGGTACTGGTGTGCTGCGGTTCTGTGCCGGGGGAggtgtggggcagccccagggaggtgatgcCATGGAGATCTGTCAGATTTGACAGATGATTCTGTCACTcgcaggcagcccctgcagctgctggagccccCCAGCACTCCCACGTGCGACCCTGTGAAGTTGCAGCTGATAGAGAATGCTGAGGACTGGCAGCCCCGCACCGGGACCTCCCAGTCCCGCTCCTTCCACAAACTGGCCCGGCTGACGGGCACAGATGGCAGTAAGTTCCTGCAGGgcccagagctgcctggctgcccAGGGGTGCCCAGCTTTGACGGGGCAACTGAAGCCGGATAAAGGCCGTGGTGCATCGTGGCACTGGAGTGTTGGTTTTGACCCCGTGTGGCCCCTCTGGGGTGGCTGAGCCAGTGGGAGCTGCCCGGGGCTGTGCGTGGGCTCGTGGTGGTGCCGCTGGGCTGGGGCcatgctctgccctgcagctgggcagggctgtgcatTTGGGCAGGAGGGCGGCAGGAGGAGAGGTcggttttcctgcctttcccttcctgccTGTCCCTGGGCCTCGGTTGCCACAGACTGACtctgtctcctcctttctctcctgctgcgCTCAGTGGAGGATCGTGAGGATGAGCTTGTTAAAAAGCCCAGGTAAGGGGAGCGTGTGCCAGGGCGGCAGCAGGAGCCACGGGGGTGCCCACCCAGggctcagctcctggctggtTTGCACTCGCTGTTTGCAGTGACTCTGGGAAGCTCTTTGCCCTgtggctgtttcttttctcctctcctcctcctccgtcctCACGTTCCCTCTctgtcttctccctctccccaaagcCAAGCTGTTGGCCGAGCCGCAGAGCCCACCCTGTGCTTACCCGGCGATGGGCACTGCCAGCGCTCAGCCACTGCTCTGACCGCCCCCTCGGGAGGGTCCTGCCCGGGCACCCGCCTGCCAGGCAGGCTGTCCCCAAATGGGGTGTCCCCGTGCTGGTTGTGCCAGGCAGGATCACTGGGCACTGCTGGCACGGAGCTGGGGAGGCCGAGCTGCACCGTTGCTTCTTGAGCAAATGGGATCTGGAGGAGGCTGGTGGCACTGGCAACACCTTGCTGGGGGTGTTGGGAGGTGCTGGGCAGCACCTGGACCTGGGGCACGATGTTCCATGAGCCTGGTGTGGGGCTGCGGGGTAGCCGGACAGAGCTGGGTGAGTGTCCCTGACTTTTCcatggggctgggaggtggcCGGGAGGCTGGTCTGGAGTGAATGATGCTGGCGTCTctctggggctgggggtgcataCAGGAGGGATGGGCTGAGCCATGGGTCAAATATTGACTGTTGTGCCGCCGTTTTTCTGATGCCACAGGGATGCCCGTGGGTCTGGCTGGGGCACAGGGGAGCAGTGGTGAGTGCCAGGGTCTGGCAAGGGGGTCGGTGTGTGTGAGGGCACCTTTGGGTGCACTGCCCCGTGCCATGGTGCTGGGCAGGGTACGTGCATGATCCCGGCTGAGCGCCTGCCCTCTGTCACTcgcaggcagcccctgcagctgctggaggcccccagcacccctgtgTGCGACCCTGGGAAGTTGCGGCTGATAGAGGACGCTGAGGACTGGCAGCCCCGCACCGGGACCTCCCAGTCCCGCTCCTTCCGCAAACTGGCCCGGCTGATGGGCACAGATGGCAGTAAGTTCCCGCAGGgcccagagctgcctggctgcccAGGGGTGCCCGGCTTTGCCAGGGCAGCCAGTGcctggcagaggctgtggggTGATGTGGCAGCAGGGGCTTTGATTTTGACCCCGTGTGGCCCCTCCGGGGAGACTGAGCTGTTGGGAGCTGCCCGGGGCTGTGCGTGGGCTCAtggtggtgctgctgggctgaGGCCGTGCTCTGCCCCgtggccaggcagggctgtgcatTGGGGCAGGAGGGCGGCAGGAGGAGAGGTcggttttcctgcctttcccttccctttccttcccttcccttcccttcctgcctgTCTCTGGGCCTCGGTTGCCACAGACTGACtctgtctcctcctttctctcctgctgcgCTCAGTGGAGGATCGTGAGGATGAGCTTGTTAAAAAGCCCAGGTAAGGGGAGCGTGTGCcagggtggcagcaggagctgtatAGAGGGCTGCATGTCCTGGGCAGGACTCTGGGCACTGCTGGCTCTGAGCTGGGGAGGCTGAGCTGCACCTTGGCCTCTTGGGCAAATGGGTTCTGGAGGAGGCTGGAGACACTGGCAAAAACCGGTTGTGGGTTTTGGGAGGTGCTGGGCAGTGCCTGGACCTCGAGTACAAGGGCCCATGAGCCTGGTGGGGGCTGTCGggtggctgggcagagctgggcaagTGCCACCAGCTGGTTTGCCCTTGCCCTCACTGCTTGCGGTGACTCCGGGGAAGTTCTTTGCCCCGTGgctgtttcttctctcctctcctcctcctctgtcctcccatTCCCTCTCTGTCCTCTCCCTCTCGCCAGAGCCGAGCTGTTGGCTGAGCCGCAGAGGCTGCCCTGTGCTTGCCCCACGATGGGCACCGCCAGTGCTCAGCCACTGCTCTGACCGTCCCCTCAGGAGGGTACTGTCTGGGCACCAGCCTGCCAGGCAGGCTGTCGCCAAACGAAGTGTCCTTATGGTGGGTTGTCCCTGTGCCAAGGTGCCGGGCAGGACCTGCTGAGCACTGCTGGCACTGAGCTGGGGAGGCCAAGCTGCACCGAGGAGACCCGGACACAGTGGGTAGGGGCAGCTGGTGGCACTGGCAACACTTTGCTGGGGGTGCTGGGAAGTGCTGGGCAGCGCCTGGACCTGGGGCACAATGTCCCGTGGGGCTGTgaggtggctgcagggctggtctGGAGCGAATGCTGCTGGCATCTtcgtggggctgggggtgcgtATGGGAGGGATGCACTGAGCAATGGGTCAACCATTGGCTGTTGTGCCACCATTTTTTCTGATGCTCAGGTCCAGCTGGGGCACAGGGGAGCAGTGGTGAGTGCTGGGGTCTGGCGAGGGGGTTGGTGTGAGCAAAGGGTGCCTTTGGGAATGCTTCCCTGTGTCAAAGCAGGGTTCATGCTTGGTGTCAGCTGAGCGCCTGCCCTCTGTCACTCGCAGCCAGTCCGCACAGTCTCTGGAGCCCCCCAACACCCCCGTGTGCAACCCTGGGAAGCTGCAGCTGATAGAAGACGCTGAGGACTGGCAGCCCCGTACCGGGCCCTCCCAGTCCCGCCTCTTCCGCAAACTGGCCCGGCTGACGGGCACAGATGGCAGTAAGTTCCCGCAGGgcccagagctgcctggctgcccAGGGGTGCCCGGCTTTGCCAGGGCAGCCAGTGCCTGGCAGAGGTTGTGGGGTGATGTGGCAGCAGGGGCTTTGATTTTGACCCCGTGTGGCCCCTCCGGGGAGACTGAGCTGTTGGGAGCTGCCCGGGGCTGTGCGTGGGCTTGTGGTGGTGCCGCTGGGCTGAGGCCGTGCTCTGCCCCGCAGCCGGGCAGGGCTGTGTGTTGGGGCAGGAGGACAGCAGGAGGAGAGGTcagttttcctgcctttcccttcctgccTGTCCCTGGGCCTTGATTGCCACAGGCTGACtctgtctcctcctttctctcctgctgcgCTCAGTGGAGGATCGTGAGGATGTGTTTGTTAAAAAGCCCAGGTAAGGGGAGCGTGCaccatggcagcagcaggagctatGGGGCTGCATGTCCCGGGCAGGACCCGCTGGGCATTGTTGGCACCGAGCTGGGGATGTCGAGCTGCGCTGTGGTGTCCAGGACACAGTGGGTCAGGGGCAGCTGGTGGCACTGGCAAAACCTTGCTGGGGGTGTTGTGATGTTTGGGCAGTGCCTGGACGTGGGGCACAATGTCCCCTGAGCCTGGcgtggggctgcggggcggccaggcagagctgggtgaGTGTTGCTACTTCTTGCTGCgtgagggcagggaagggagctggggctgggggggtgccATTCCTTGCCCCATGCAGCTGGGCAGGGGTAGTGCACAGCACCCCTTTTTCTGCCTTCGCCTCTCCATGATGCCTCCTGTCCTGGCACCGTGACCGTTGGGTCCCAGCTCTGCCCGGTTTGCTCTGCCGCAAATAAATGCTCCTGGTTTTGTAGCCGTCTCCTTCTTGTCTTTGCCCTGGTGAGGCAGAGAGCTACCAgctctccctctgtccctgtctCCTCTCTTGGGTGGGCTGTGCCCCTCTTGCCCTGGcttgccctgcctgctcccaagCCCAGTGCTGGCAGCCTGCTGGGGGGCACAGGCCTTGCCCCTCCCAGGACCAGCCTGGCCCTGCCTAGCTGGCGGGGATGGCAGAGTCCTGCCTatccccagctctgctggagctggACCCCAGGGCTCCCCACGCTGGGTCAGGTCCAAGCCCCTCTGCACCCCAGTGAGGCTGCGGGTGACCGTTGTGTGAGCAGGCAGCCGGGGTCTATGTGGTCCTCAGGGTCCCTGGTCAGTCTGGAGCAGCCCAGAGCTGGGTGTGGGACCCCAgcagacctgcactccctcccgCTGCTCACCAGACCGCCACGATGGGTGCCAGAGACCCCAGAGGTGCTGTGTCTTTGCAGGGCTGAAGGCGCTTGGCTCAGTACCCCATCACCAAACCAGCTACTGGCTGGGCACGGGGGCTTGGCCGGCTCCTGCCTGCTTGTTGGGGGGGGGTGGCCCTGCCTGCACACAGGCCTGCTGGGCAGAGGGGGTGAGCGGGGCAGGCTGGATTAACTGCTTGTTCTGTAGCCAGGTCTCCGTGCTGGACCCGTCCCCGGGAGCAGCGATGAAGTCGGAGCCAGGACTGGGTGAGCAAAACATTTCCTCTGGgcttggggggagaggggtgggggTGCTGAGGGATGCTGCTTGCCCAGGCacgggcactgggagggggctgccgAGGGATCAGGAGCACCGTCCTGGAGAACTTATGTGTGTATGCAGCCCCCAGGACCCCCGCCGCCACCCCTGGCCCTGCCAGCCGCCCGCCCTGGGCTGTGGACCCCTTGTTCGCTGAGCGCTATGCCCCGGACAAGACAAGCACGGTGGTGAGCaagcacagccagccagccacgCCGACCCCCATGCAGAACCGCAGCTCCATTGTGCAGGCGGCGCAGCAGGCCCCTGAAGGGCCCGGCCGCACACCCCTCTGCTACAAGTGCAACAAGGTCATCAGGTGAGCCCTGGCCACCACTGCTGCCACGCCAGCGTCCTGGGCCCCAGCGTGGCTGACGgggctctgtcctgctgcaggggACGCTACCTGGTGGCGCTGGGACATTATTACCACCCCGAGGAGTTCACCTGCTGCCAGTGCAGGAAGGTGCTGGATGAGGGCGGCTTCTTTGAGGAGAAAGGCTCCATCTTCTGCCCCAAGTGCTATGACACGCGCTACGCGCCCAGCTGTGCCAAGTGCAAGAAGAAGATCACCGGGGTGAGTGTCCCTCAGCCTGCCCCACacctcctgtccctgctcccctACAGGtccccagctctgtcccctcccatcCTGATCGCATCCCCAGGGATCCCTTGTCCCTTTCTGCCCTGGGAGGGGGTTTGCCACAGCACAGGGTGGTCCTGCCCCCGGCTGACAGCAATTCCCCTCCAGGAGGTCATGCACGCGCTGAAGATGACCTGGCATGTGCAGTGCTTCacctgtgctgcctgcaaaactCCGATCCGCAACCGTGCCTTCTACATGGAGGAGGGACAACCCTACTGTGAGAGAGGTAGGACCCGGGGACGCCATGTGCCACTGCACGTGGCCCCAGGGCACCGGGCACTGTTGGGGCTCAGCACCTGCccacgggggtggggggtgagctGCCCTGTGCTGCGGGTGCTCTCCCCAGGCCATGGGGAAAGCAGGGACTCCCCTCCCGGGGCCCTGAGCCCTCCATCCCGGTCCTCCTTGGCTGCTGGGTAGTGCCATCACTCCTGTGTTGCCATGGTGATGATGGAGGATGTACAGCAAAGGCAAGTGCTGCATCCTGGGAGATCAGGTttgcctcctccctgcagcccagTGGTGGCCAGGGCCACCCTGCAGGGCACAGGCATCTCATCTGGGTGTCTCAGGCATCGTCCCCCCGGGGCTGGCAGTGAATTGTTCCCAGGCTGTGCCTGTGGgatcctggctgtgctgcagccctgctcccctgggacGAGGGGCTGCAGTGTGGGGGAACGCTGACCTGGGCTCGGCCTCTCCTCGCAGACTACGAGAAGATGTTTGGCACCAAGTGCCGCGGCTGTGACTTCAAGATTGACGCTGGGGACCGGTTCCTGGAGGCGCTGGGGTTCAGCTGGCACGACACTTGCTTCGTTTGTGCGGTGAGCCATGTGCCTCCCTCCCCGGCTGCTGGTGGGGGCCTTGGCTCTCCCTGGCAGTTGTGCCCTGTGTGGGGTACACCAGCAGCGTGGGGTCCCTGCTGCCACGAGGTTTTCCCAGCTTGGCTCTGCACTGGTGGCTTGGGCCCCTGCTCTgagcctgctgctccctggcatcTGTGCGATGCTGGTGCTGAGCCCTGgatcgggggggcgggggcggacCCAGGGGCTGGCTCAGCCCCCCTGACTTGACCGCCTGTGCTCTCCTCCCCAGATCTGCCAGACCAACCTGGAAGGGAAGACGTTCTACTCCAAGAAGGACAAGCCGCTCTGCAAGAGCCACGCTTTCTCCCACGTGTGAGGGGCGGGAGTTCAGCTGTGCCCACGCGTGCCCCTGGCCCTGCAtgctcctctcccccttcccccactgCCCCCACAGAGCCAGACTGGGCCCTCACCCCTTCCCCTTGCTCCTGCCTCTTTCCTGGCAGGTCCTGGCCCAGCTCCAGCTGGAGGTGGTGCTGGGCCCGGAGCCCCTTATAGCTGGGTGGCTTCTTCTGTGTCCCCCGGCTGGCCCTAGGAGCCCCAGGAAGGGGATGCTGCATGGGTCTCCTGCCCCCCAGCCACACAGTGTGGTGGCCACGGCCGTGCCGAGGCTGTGCTGAGGCTGGAGTCGGGGAGCATCTGGCACAGCAGGGCTGCACCCTCGGCTGAGGCCCGGCTGCCTGGCAGCTCAGCAccagggcagggatgctcctAGCACATCCCTGAGTGGGTGAGGACCaaccccccagctccctgccaagCTCTCCCCCACCTTCCCCGCTGCATGCTTAGTGCACGGGGCTGGAGAcccggccctgctcccctgctggGGCCCTGCCCGCAGCAACCCCCCGGCCACCCTGCAAACTGCTGCGGTGGCTTCCTACCCCGGCTGCGTGCCAGGGGGGTCTGTGCCTCATGTCCCCCCACCCAGCTGgcctgctgctctcctggggctggtgtgcggcagcacccccagcccggcCGTGCCGGGAAGCAGGGCAGCGTGCCAAGCCCATCCCAGCCACGGGCCGGCAGTGTGTGCTgatggccggccggccggcgggctCCCGCAAGGCTTGGGAACGGCTTCCTACCAAAGAGCGCCTGCCACCACTGTCCCAGGCCCGTAAATGCCTCTCCCAAACCCACACTCTCCGGTCAGACTGCCGCTGATATAGCCACGGTGCTTTTAGTGCCTTTAATAAACACTTCTCTGCAAGTGCCGGCTGTCTTGGGGCCTGTGGTTTTGCCAAGTGAGGTGTGGCCAGCTGGGAAGGTCACACTCGGCCCTCGCCCCACTCCCCCCGGGGCCTGACTCAGCTCCCTGCAGCTTTCCAGGGGAAATCTTCACCTCGGatttcccctcctctgcctgtgtCGGCCTGGGCTGGACCCCTCATGTCACCTGGGTCATCCCTCTCTCTTCGTAGCAGGCAGGACCGCTAACAGAGGTGGTAATTAATCTGGGGGGCAAAGCTGCAGCAAGGGGAAATGGGGCAGATGTCCAACCCTCCAGGGGGGGTCCCTGCTTACCCAGTGGTGTCCCCTGgtccctgctgtgccctggccCCGAGTCCTGCGCAGAGGATGAGAAGTCATGGGGCACGCGTGGGGCACGTGCACTGGCCCTGGGTGTGCTCCGGCATAGAGCAGCCAAGCATTCGCTCATGCGATGCAGCTGCCGTCCCAAAGGACGGGTGCGAGGCTGCGCCGGCACCTCCGGCTGGAACGGGCTTGGGGGCAGCGGGTGTGGGGAAGAGCCGCTCCTCCCGCTCCGCTCTGGCAGCTGGAATGGTCATTAATAATTGCAGCTCTTACCACGATGAGCAATTGTAAGGAAAATTGTCTTGCTGATCTACTGGAAGGTTCTGCcgggggcaggagctggctgcag carries:
- the PDLIM7 gene encoding PDZ and LIM domain protein 7 isoform X2 yields the protein MIPAERLPSVTRRQPLQLLEAPSTPVCDPGKLRLIEDAEDWQPRTGTSQSRSFRKLARLMGTDGMEDREDELVKKPSQSAQSLEPPNTPVCNPGKLQLIEDAEDWQPRTGPSQSRLFRKLARLTGTDGMEDREDVFVKKPSQVSVLDPSPGAAMKSEPGLAPRTPAATPGPASRPPWAVDPLFAERYAPDKTSTVVSKHSQPATPTPMQNRSSIVQAAQQAPEGPGRTPLCYKCNKVIRGRYLVALGHYYHPEEFTCCQCRKVLDEGGFFEEKGSIFCPKCYDTRYAPSCAKCKKKITGEVMHALKMTWHVQCFTCAACKTPIRNRAFYMEEGQPYCERDYEKMFGTKCRGCDFKIDAGDRFLEALGFSWHDTCFVCAICQTNLEGKTFYSKKDKPLCKSHAFSHV
- the PDLIM7 gene encoding PDZ and LIM domain protein 7 isoform X4, which encodes MGDMESYKVMLNGPAPWGFRLQGGKDFSMPLSISRLTPGGKAAQAGVGVGDWVLYIDGESTSSMTHIEAQNRIRACGDRLCLTLSRAQNHLGKPQKVSVLDPSPGAAMKSEPGLAPRTPAATPGPASRPPWAVDPLFAERYAPDKTSTVVSKHSQPATPTPMQNRSSIVQAAQQAPEGPGRTPLCYKCNKVIRGRYLVALGHYYHPEEFTCCQCRKVLDEGGFFEEKGSIFCPKCYDTRYAPSCAKCKKKITGEVMHALKMTWHVQCFTCAACKTPIRNRAFYMEEGQPYCERDYEKMFGTKCRGCDFKIDAGDRFLEALGFSWHDTCFVCAICQTNLEGKTFYSKKDKPLCKSHAFSHV
- the PDLIM7 gene encoding PDZ and LIM domain protein 7 isoform X5, with product MGDMESYKVMLNGPAPWGFRLQGGKDFSMPLSISRLTPGGKAAQAGVGVGDWVLYIDGESTSSMTHIEAQNRIRACGDRLCLTLSRAQNHLGKPQKVLSLDKSLLEAPSTPVCDPGKLRLIEDAEDWQPRTGTSQSRSFRKLARLMGTDGMEDREDELVKKPSQVSVLDPSPGAAMKSEPGLAPRTPAATPGPASRPPWAVDPLFAERYAPDKTSTVVSKHSQPATPTPMQNRSSIVQAAQQAPEGPGRTPLCYKCNKVIRGRYLVALGHYYHPEEFTCCQCRKVLDEGGFFEEKGSIFCPKCYDTRYAPSCAKCKKKITGEVMHALKMTWHVQCFTCAACKTPIRNRAFYMEEGQPYCERDYEKMFGTKCRGCDFKIDAGDRFLEALGFSWHDTCFVCAICQTNLEGKTFYSKKDKPLCKSHAFSHV
- the PDLIM7 gene encoding PDZ and LIM domain protein 7 isoform X1 → MGDMESYKVMLNGPAPWGFRLQGGKDFSMPLSISRLTPGGKAAQAGVGVGDWVLYIDGESTSSMTHIEAQNRIRACGDRLCLTLSRAQNHLGKPQKDSLPCSEPLKYNFAPSTALNKTARPFGAGSPPNPRPGLVTKPVTYAPLAPTCTPQHNGQVSVLDPSPGAAMKSEPGLAPRTPAATPGPASRPPWAVDPLFAERYAPDKTSTVVSKHSQPATPTPMQNRSSIVQAAQQAPEGPGRTPLCYKCNKVIRGRYLVALGHYYHPEEFTCCQCRKVLDEGGFFEEKGSIFCPKCYDTRYAPSCAKCKKKITGEVMHALKMTWHVQCFTCAACKTPIRNRAFYMEEGQPYCERDYEKMFGTKCRGCDFKIDAGDRFLEALGFSWHDTCFVCAICQTNLEGKTFYSKKDKPLCKSHAFSHV